Proteins from a single region of Acidianus ambivalens:
- a CDS encoding lipoyl protein ligase domain-containing protein produces the protein MDSFRFLIERNSQAKILAGEEALLESVASGGEPTLRFVIFDPTAVLVGYHQAVEQEVNVEEVKRRGWEIGRRPTGGGTIIMGPFQLGWEIYAESSIIGNPEEAIRKGAEGVIITLKKLGLNANFRPKNDVEINGRKISGIGAFSIGKYVSVTGTILLDFNVDDMISTLKLSSEKLKDKIAKDYKERVTWINRERSPIDMEELISTAKEGFEEALKVKLIDGKYTDKEIEDINTLSLKYSSPEWIFNTRIPLKGDIKYAEEKFPGGLVKVQAKVQGKVIEAILITGDFFVEPKRAIYDLEARLKWSLVDDIEKEVRDWYSQVKIIGIKPEDLIKVIKEAVSK, from the coding sequence ATGGATTCTTTTAGATTTTTGATAGAAAGGAATTCACAAGCTAAAATACTTGCAGGAGAAGAGGCTTTATTAGAATCAGTTGCTTCTGGTGGAGAGCCTACTTTAAGGTTTGTAATCTTTGATCCTACTGCAGTATTAGTAGGCTATCATCAAGCCGTTGAACAGGAAGTCAATGTGGAGGAAGTTAAGAGGAGAGGTTGGGAGATAGGTAGGAGACCTACTGGTGGTGGGACAATTATAATGGGGCCTTTTCAACTTGGTTGGGAAATTTACGCTGAATCTTCCATTATAGGTAATCCGGAAGAGGCAATAAGAAAAGGTGCTGAAGGAGTAATCATTACCTTGAAGAAGTTAGGGCTTAACGCAAATTTTAGACCTAAAAACGACGTAGAGATTAACGGTAGGAAAATTTCCGGCATAGGGGCTTTCTCAATAGGCAAATACGTTTCCGTAACCGGAACAATATTATTGGATTTTAATGTTGATGACATGATTTCAACACTAAAGTTAAGTTCTGAAAAATTAAAGGATAAAATAGCTAAGGATTATAAGGAGAGAGTAACGTGGATTAATAGGGAGAGGAGCCCTATCGATATGGAGGAATTAATCTCAACAGCTAAAGAAGGTTTTGAAGAAGCATTAAAAGTTAAGCTTATTGATGGAAAGTATACAGATAAGGAGATTGAGGATATTAATACATTATCTTTAAAGTATTCCTCTCCAGAATGGATTTTTAACACTAGAATTCCACTAAAAGGCGATATAAAATATGCTGAGGAAAAGTTCCCTGGAGGATTAGTTAAAGTTCAAGCTAAAGTGCAAGGAAAGGTTATTGAGGCAATTTTGATTACTGGAGACTTTTTCGTTGAACCTAAAAGGGCAATTTACGATTTAGAGGCTAGGTTAAAATGGTCTTTAGTGGACGATATAGAGAAAGAGGTAAGAGATTGGTACTCTCAAGTTAAAATTATTGGAATAAAACCTGAAGACTTAATTAAAGTGATAAAGGAGGCTGTAAGCAAGTGA
- a CDS encoding HAD family hydrolase, whose amino-acid sequence MKYAIWLDGVVLDVDLTELLYKKFKGDKDVNLPYTFNVHKDWEDFYSKIKGKDIVFLSPYDERTTREIIEKVFKNDAIKFIPSMSKPEKKCLGKLFSEFPEFQPLETAIIGSSPLDLLSARFYDSRIKVLCVNRYTSCAKYSPYLMANSLEELYDLMVKLKL is encoded by the coding sequence ATGAAATATGCCATATGGCTTGACGGCGTAGTTCTTGACGTAGATCTTACTGAACTGCTTTACAAGAAATTTAAGGGAGACAAGGATGTAAATTTGCCTTACACGTTTAATGTTCACAAAGATTGGGAGGATTTCTATAGCAAAATAAAGGGGAAAGATATTGTTTTCCTTTCGCCATATGATGAGAGGACAACTAGAGAAATAATAGAAAAGGTATTTAAAAACGACGCGATAAAATTCATTCCTTCTATGAGTAAACCTGAGAAGAAATGTTTAGGTAAGCTTTTTTCTGAATTTCCAGAATTCCAACCTTTAGAGACTGCAATTATAGGATCTTCTCCTTTAGATCTGCTCTCTGCTAGGTTTTATGATTCGAGGATTAAGGTATTATGCGTAAATAGGTATACTAGCTGCGCTAAATATTCTCCGTATTTAATGGCCAACTCCCTAGAGGAACTTTACGATTTAATGGTAAAATTGAAGTTGTAA
- a CDS encoding glycine cleavage system protein H: MNISGFEFPEELLYDEEKHVWIKKEENNVISIGITSLGQYMAGKIFQVSTKEVGEKVTPRSTLFSIESAKWVGKFRLPITGEIIAVNENVIKDPSIINEKPYDAWIIKVKVESIDERRFKTINEAYEKFKEEAEKVVK; the protein is encoded by the coding sequence ATGAATATTTCAGGGTTTGAATTTCCCGAAGAACTCTTATACGACGAGGAAAAACACGTATGGATAAAGAAAGAAGAAAACAATGTAATTTCTATAGGAATAACGTCATTAGGCCAATACATGGCCGGAAAAATCTTCCAAGTATCTACAAAGGAAGTAGGAGAAAAAGTTACGCCAAGGAGTACATTATTTAGCATAGAAAGCGCAAAATGGGTAGGAAAATTTAGGTTGCCAATAACTGGAGAAATAATTGCAGTTAACGAAAATGTAATTAAAGACCCATCAATTATCAACGAAAAACCTTATGATGCATGGATAATAAAGGTAAAAGTTGAGAGTATAGACGAAAGAAGATTCAAGACGATAAATGAGGCATATGAAAAGTTTAAAGAAGAAGCAGAAAAAGTAGTTAAATAA
- a CDS encoding lipoate--protein ligase family protein encodes MSWRFAALPPQDGYHMVTSFVSVADYVSRGGKDTLMVFYAKEPFVNVGVNQEVWLEVNLDFTKQHNIPVVRRDLGGGTVVITPGEHDFFIVIKQEEAPSDPQSLYKKYLTPIVNVIRSYGLDAQLRDQDIVVNGKKISGNGAMTYEKAVVIAGNILLSFDADFVSKCIKVPSEKFRDKIAKDMSEWLTSMEKELGYVPDRNELNKKIKEEFEKELGIKFEDSSLTPEEIELWDKLAEEKKREEWIYYKDNRHPDLRTDRCVKISSAVAVCHVDYKARKLIRITVKIVNKKIDEVSISGDFFLMSPKGFLDRLEDSLQGVEVSKINEKIDEVFSSEKPVIFGFTADDLKKAFEEILNKPEIREII; translated from the coding sequence ATGAGTTGGAGATTTGCGGCTTTACCTCCCCAAGACGGCTATCACATGGTTACTTCATTCGTTTCTGTTGCCGATTACGTCAGTAGGGGAGGTAAAGATACTTTAATGGTTTTTTACGCTAAAGAACCTTTTGTTAACGTTGGTGTAAATCAAGAGGTTTGGCTTGAGGTTAACCTTGATTTTACTAAACAACACAATATTCCAGTAGTTAGGAGGGATTTAGGAGGAGGAACCGTCGTAATTACTCCCGGGGAGCACGATTTCTTCATTGTAATAAAGCAGGAAGAAGCCCCTTCAGACCCTCAATCTCTGTATAAGAAATACTTAACTCCAATTGTTAACGTAATTAGGAGTTATGGTTTAGACGCTCAGCTTAGAGATCAAGATATAGTAGTAAACGGTAAGAAAATTAGCGGTAACGGCGCAATGACTTACGAGAAGGCTGTAGTAATTGCGGGGAATATCTTACTTTCCTTTGACGCGGATTTTGTAAGTAAATGCATTAAAGTTCCTTCCGAGAAGTTTAGGGATAAGATTGCCAAGGACATGAGCGAGTGGCTAACCTCAATGGAGAAAGAACTAGGTTATGTTCCGGATAGGAACGAGCTTAACAAGAAGATCAAGGAAGAATTTGAGAAAGAACTTGGGATAAAATTTGAGGATTCTTCTTTAACACCGGAGGAAATAGAGCTTTGGGATAAGTTAGCTGAGGAAAAGAAGAGGGAGGAATGGATATACTACAAGGACAATAGGCATCCGGACTTAAGGACTGATAGGTGTGTTAAAATTTCTTCAGCAGTTGCTGTATGTCACGTTGATTATAAGGCTAGAAAATTGATTAGGATAACTGTAAAGATTGTGAATAAGAAGATTGACGAAGTTTCAATTTCCGGCGACTTCTTCCTAATGTCACCTAAAGGATTCCTAGATAGATTGGAAGATTCTTTACAAGGAGTTGAAGTTAGCAAAATTAACGAAAAAATAGATGAGGTCTTTAGTTCAGAAAAACCGGTTATCTTCGGTTTTACTGCAGACGATTTGAAGAAAGCCTTTGAGGAGATTTTGAATAAACCTGAAATAAGAGAAATTATTTAA
- a CDS encoding glycine cleavage system protein H: MVVESNCEIPENLLYYIEGKNTVWAKQESADVILVGITDIAQTMAGKIVKVRIKKKGIKVERGRPLATMESGKWAGPVPAPVSGEIIDVNAEAEKDPVIINRDPYGKGWLVRMKITNPEELKQLYTGEQAIQKLKELIASEKISCKRL, translated from the coding sequence TTGGTAGTCGAATCCAATTGTGAAATTCCCGAAAATCTTCTTTACTATATTGAAGGCAAGAATACAGTATGGGCAAAGCAAGAGTCAGCCGATGTAATTTTAGTAGGAATAACTGATATTGCACAAACAATGGCAGGAAAGATCGTAAAAGTTAGGATAAAGAAGAAGGGCATTAAAGTAGAGAGAGGCAGACCTTTAGCTACAATGGAGAGCGGTAAGTGGGCAGGCCCAGTTCCTGCTCCGGTCTCAGGAGAGATAATTGATGTTAATGCTGAGGCGGAAAAAGATCCAGTAATAATTAACAGAGATCCGTATGGTAAAGGTTGGCTAGTTAGGATGAAAATAACTAATCCAGAAGAGTTAAAGCAACTCTATACTGGAGAACAAGCAATACAAAAGCTCAAGGAGTTAATAGCCTCAGAGAAAATATCATGCAAGAGGCTCTGA
- a CDS encoding CBS domain-containing protein — protein sequence MSLEYMVKNKVDKIIINEGNKRKLVTLKGLIFGREETFHEINEGGTWKKEEIYNLISKYHFLFFTSSNLLIDAKDFIKSEKAKEIEVGEVMNVEPIISPPEESVYNVLQKMRERDEEYAIIVCNSLPCGILDLFGVGKAILEGRLKESVMNFAEKDFFKVTPESSLETARKLMISSSQFFLPVVDFRTLLGSVSWKEVFDNLNKEAYVS from the coding sequence ATGAGCCTAGAATACATGGTAAAAAATAAGGTAGATAAAATAATCATCAACGAGGGTAACAAAAGGAAGTTAGTAACACTAAAAGGCTTGATCTTCGGCAGGGAAGAGACATTTCATGAGATAAACGAAGGAGGAACGTGGAAAAAAGAAGAAATTTACAACCTTATCTCAAAATATCATTTTTTATTTTTTACTTCTTCAAACCTTTTGATTGACGCTAAGGATTTCATAAAAAGTGAAAAAGCTAAGGAAATTGAGGTCGGCGAAGTAATGAACGTTGAGCCAATAATTTCTCCTCCAGAAGAGAGTGTATATAACGTTTTACAAAAAATGAGAGAGAGGGACGAAGAATACGCTATAATTGTCTGCAATAGCTTACCTTGCGGGATTCTTGATCTATTTGGCGTTGGCAAGGCAATATTAGAAGGTAGATTGAAGGAAAGCGTAATGAACTTTGCGGAGAAGGATTTCTTTAAGGTAACACCGGAGTCCTCGTTAGAGACTGCTAGGAAGTTAATGATCTCGTCCTCACAATTTTTCCTCCCTGTTGTTGACTTTAGGACTTTGCTTGGTAGTGTCTCTTGGAAGGAAGTTTTTGATAATTTAAATAAAGAAGCTTATGTTTCATGA
- a CDS encoding OsmC family protein, whose protein sequence is MNMITFTVEGRLEGDVAKTCVAGKEVDIGLMGSDYPTPEEMLLASALSCMMLTIYYVAKEMNVKLDDVEGYIEGTMDPKGFQGDPNVPPGLLEVNYFITVKSKDERINEVLEQSMRRCPLKDTLIRQIKVNVKWKVEKE, encoded by the coding sequence ATTAACATGATAACCTTTACAGTGGAGGGAAGATTAGAAGGCGATGTAGCAAAAACTTGCGTTGCAGGGAAAGAAGTCGACATAGGTTTAATGGGTTCAGATTACCCTACGCCAGAGGAAATGCTCTTAGCTTCTGCACTTTCGTGTATGATGCTAACAATTTACTATGTTGCAAAGGAAATGAACGTTAAACTTGACGACGTTGAAGGCTATATTGAAGGTACTATGGATCCAAAAGGCTTTCAAGGAGATCCTAACGTTCCTCCTGGATTACTTGAGGTAAATTACTTCATTACTGTGAAAAGCAAAGATGAGAGAATAAATGAAGTATTAGAACAATCAATGAGGAGATGTCCACTGAAAGACACACTAATTAGGCAAATAAAAGTTAACGTGAAATGGAAAGTTGAAAAAGAATGA